From a region of the Osmia lignaria lignaria isolate PbOS001 chromosome 10, iyOsmLign1, whole genome shotgun sequence genome:
- the Vps37B gene encoding vacuolar protein sorting 37B — translation MFQSNQEPDIPAALGLLSHLTNDELKELLNNDGKFEDIVKDIKQFKDLETEKEMLMASNRSLAEFNLSKQPELQDGKQILRELSEKGTNLCTSVKDKLDEIREKSGEMTVNTALDLLQTAATEIEEESETIAEKFLAGDMEVDEFLEQFLSRRKLMHLRKVKVDKLRELIRKSHSVTSGPGYPIASNFPGIAPSVPYPTGPVSMPMPVPSGLPHYRPY, via the exons ATGTTTCAATCAAACCAAGAGCCTGACATACCCGCGGCTCTAGGTTTACTTTCTCACCTGACCAACGATGAACTGAAAGAACTATTAAATAACGATGGAAAATTTGAAGACATCGTAAAAGATATAAAACAG TTTAAGGACTTGGAAACAGAAAAGGAAATGTTAATGGCAAGTAACAGGTCATTGGCAGAATTCAATTTATCAAAACAACCAGAATTGCAAGATGGAAAACAAATACTAAGAGAACTTAGTGAAAAAGGGACAAATTTATGCACTAGTGTTAAGGATAAACTGGATGAAATAA GGGAAAAATCTGGAGAGATGACAGTTAATACTGCATTAGATTTATTACAAACAGCAGCAACTGAAATTGAAGAAGAATCAGAG ACCATAGCAGAGAAGTTTTTGGCTGGTGATATGGAAGTAGATGAATTTTTAGAGCAGTTTTTGTCCAGACGAAAATTGATGCATCTACGAAAAGTAAAGGTAGATAAATTAAGAGAGTTAATAAGAAAATCGCATTCTGTCACTAGTGGTCCCGGTTACCCTATCGCTAGTAATTTTCCTGGTATAGCACCTTCAGTCCCTTATCCAACTGGACCTGTTTCAATGCCAATGCCTGTGCCATCTGGTTTACCACATTATAGACCATATtaa